A window of the Plasmodium vivax chromosome 12, whole genome shotgun sequence genome harbors these coding sequences:
- a CDS encoding hypothetical protein, conserved (encoded by transcript PVX_116555A) translates to MNCQKDDTLNGSGGGAKSNPFLSSYESLNISKNSSAEEIAEKYLRSKLSLDFKNVGQASYSAGGGAHRGGYEGRDAGGRSNLGRTGNSQADHFNGASGQTSYLSRANDYTRAERKANPNYESHINSASIFSEAGNAHGGGHLHFNYCSGQSDQNRPQNDQNRGYANSVLPSNNMTHFVSSTNSASPTEITHLGKFKEEKKGSYYAEDDFLKFGQQSNANAVPDGDPNRVTKMSSIDELLRRYGSSGSGGSGGNGGRNGSGIHVEVERSLGGGANPIFHRPSGREHSEGAKFNTPLVRGEGATGERRPGRESNRSNRSFNSYNSCYPHRMSRFARDTSQGSGKKTNLMQRNKDYVHYLSNRNSILKNEGAIRKDLGKKKGVSTKFDGTYLKRKTNLEGVRRQGSLFSSVLRGYQSRCNNERELISNINIFKNSHVEASQNSSSYRRTLDRGGTNMRGRGELCGNFFAGDGSRPSEHMGSSAISVSFLKSTCSDSSKLVDSPVHGGHLSRGVNAPQSGLLNGSSDFVSLGRGTPAGELPVSGVHTSALHPSEGPSKRCNDLGGNSQMYGVSYGVPYGVPCGVPCGVPYGESSASGLARRTTVRGKPNGEFPPQGDAYPDKANASAYEKKLLPPTGDYLERSGEKAPIRNCHRGIRSGSGVGRTRERSSNRGEFLGYITPNSVRADGEKGMKKDSLHHLYPSEKKLSHLCISKEEGTDLIGSKVSVYSGVKGEGAARQCSERRSSQNRATPWGVLHGEVSTAQGDPCMMLKEKKKQLNQGGGAIQTYEDYCKYVSESINGIPITTKNMDVLLALALHFLSHEMSGSPRGSDLPDEVLMKLLNKFLFCLNLKTCLLKDHLGGRPADANRYYYIQIRRNEGGEKSSKVGGTESTEEQSTGEKEPTGEKEPTREKEPTREKEPTREKEPTGEKEPTGEKEPTGEKEPTGEPPHPNSRVNVFTFYYKRIVLEGKDRPGITEEDAAGLPPNQRHLCEEGNHNKRCFYFGENMKRITLLDVLKIAWCLCVLKKNRQYVDLLRILYKEVEGMRVASELVFCVNYLFTYCSIVHVDDCKLELTKHVQMRLEESTHENLCAYLHLLHICNAKDKSFLTPTHRKSIDDIVSYLYDRVEHISLYALTNVLCALSNLEVRNGDYPYFFHKTVNYFRSNIKKLTKCVLLVNVMRSLCLLEVCATDFFRDLSEHIINVLHFLPLGEFITISCCFSCQKMLLVRNYLNGVRKVGGGKAVEGKAAEGKTGEGKTAGGKAAEGMSGPRCGPTVSGETEREYRAYEPVAAEYYARGRLFPHSFYRRPLCHALVFKVLAGGFLQCEQREQRGEEAVTGDAVTGELLPLRGQGARRKTCRSLSVENSKGGSSPGARDARFNSSSLCRREAAGCLGGETLNEGQKHKYPKKLSEKKKIKEHYSMYERTNKYEFALNSCERILLENLIEDCCNNFEQLKCAHLVELLFTLCTLNVDRAKVVKLAEKKIDCVSFEESYQKAVKKKKGTRRDELTEEEKKNERNDLIILNYIYNKYLEESSHCSGRSDVDEGFLQAVDNLHFCRYVRDDLFLRVIKTSKGGERRTPTGAFSKLRSILNAATVSRGGGRGSGSVSGSVQVGKELSPAEGENESNSHQPGVDAISGSRGGLQERHHKEEHHPGEHRTGEHRTGEHRSGEHHAGNPQIDGYPPGGSIQMGDKLAERLNGGGENARGEVGRVDRVDRVDRVGDTPRQLSQFQQELQHTYDAAISYYHKRTNHLGKETLLCNGGGADGALPNGHPQQNDPPFNQEMLNHIVTKRNIKSIMNRHKEEGGGMVEKIFSPPCGGTAAHVGTCERVQQEHSFNFYRTFILLLQVSALSLLFLVVLFVYTSLR, encoded by the coding sequence ATGAATTGCCAAAAGGATGACACACTGAACGGCAGCGGTGGTGGTGCGAAATCCAACCCCTTTCTGAGCAGCTACGAAAGCCTCAACATTTCGAAGAACAGCTCCGCTGAGGAAATTGCGGAAAAATACTTGAGGAGTAAGTTGAGCTTGGACTTTAAAAACGTTGGCCAGGCAAGTTACAGCGCCGGTGGAGGTGCTCACAGGGGGGGTTATGAAGGAAGGGATGCAGGGGGGAGGTCCAACCTTGGCAGAACGGGGAATAGCCAGGCGGACCATTTCAACGGGGCGAGTGGCCAGACAAGCTACCTCAGCAGAGCGAACGACTACACGCGGGCCGAACGGAAGGCGAACCCCAACTACGAGAGCCACATCAACAGCGCGTCGATCTTTTCCGAGGCAGGGAACGCGCACGGGGGCGGCCACCTCCACTTTAACTACTGCAGCGGGCAAAGTGATCAGAACCGTCCGCAAAACGATCAAAACCGAGGGTACGCAAATTCTGTGCTGCCCTCAAACAACATGACCCACTTTGTTAGCTCCACGAATTCGGCCAGTCCCACCGAAATTACACACCTCGGCAAGtttaaggaggaaaagaagggcAGCTACTACGCGGAAGACGATTTTTTGAAGTTCGGCCAGCAGAGTAACGCAAACGCGGTGCCGGACGGAGACCCCAACAGGGTCACCAAGATGAGCAGCATTGACGAGTTGCTCAGAAGGTACGGGAGCagtggaagcggaggaagcggcggaaaTGGCGGCAGAAACGGAAGCGGAATCCACGTTGAGGTTGAGCGCAGCCTGGGAGGGGGCGCCAACCCCATTTTCCATCGCCCGAGCGGGAGGGAGCACTCCGAGGGAGCCAAGTTTAACACCCCCCTGGTGAGGGGAGAAGGAGCTACAGGGGAAAGGCGCCCGGGAAGGGAGAGCAACAGGAGCAACAGGAGCTTCAATAGCTACAATAGCTGCTACCCCCACCGGATGAGCAGATTCGCGCGAGACACCTCCCAGGGTagtggcaaaaaaacaaatctaATGCAAAGGAACAAAGACTACGTGCATTACCTGAGCAACCGAAATAGCATCCTCAAGAACGAAGGGGCGATTAGGAAAGActtggggaagaagaaaggagTCTCCACCAAGTTTGACGGTACGTATTTGAAGCGGAAGACAAATTTGGAGGGGGTCAGACGGCAGGGGTCCCTCTTCAGCTCCGTTCTCAGGGGCTACCAGAGCAGATGCAACAACGAGAGGGAGCTCATCAGCaacattaatatttttaaaaacagcCATGTGGAGGCGTCTCAGAATAGCAGCAGTTATAGGAGGACCTTAGACAGGGGAGGTACTAACATGAGGGGGAGGGGTGAACTGTGTGGGAACTTCTTTGCGGGGGATGGGTCGAGACCCTCTGAGCATATGGGCAGTAGCGCCATCAGCGTGAGCTTCCTCAAGTCGACCTGCTCCGACTCGAGCAAGCTTGTAGACTCTCCTGTGCACGGGGGGCACTTAAGTAGGGGAGTGAATGCCCCCCAAAGTGGCCTACTAAACGGAAGTTCAGATTTTGTCTCGCTGGGGAGGGGGACTCCAGCCGGTGAGTTGCCGGTGAGCGGCGTGCACACGTCAGCGTTGCACCCCAGCGAGGGCCCCTCAAAACGGTGCAACGATTTAGGGGGCAATTCACAGATGTATGGTGTGTCTTACGGTGTGCCATACGGTGTGCCATGCGGTGTGCCATGCGGTGTGCCCTATGGAGAGAGTAGTGCAAGTGGCCTGGCCAGACGCACTACCGTTAGAGGgaagccaaatggggagttccccccccagggggacGCCTACCCTGACAAGGCAAACGCGAGTGCATAtgagaagaagctgctcccccccacgGGTGACTACTTGGAGAGAAGCGGGGAGAAGGCCCCCATTAGGAACTGCCACCGGGGCATCCGGAGTGGCAGCGGTGTGGGGCGCACCCGCGAGAGGAGCTCAAACAGGGGAGAGTTTCTCGGGTACATTACCCCTAACTCGGTGAGGGCGGATGGCGAGAAGGGGATGAAGAAGGACTCGCTCCACCATTTGTATCCGTCCGAAAAGAAACTAAGCCACTTGTGCATCAGCAAAGAGGAGGGCACCGATCTGATCGGCAGTAAGGTGAGTGTCTACAGTGGAGTGAAGGGAGAGGGAGCCGCTCGACAGTGCAGTGAAAGGCGATCGAGTCAGAACAGAGCGACCCCCTGGGGAGTGCTACACGGAGAAGTGAGTACCGCTCAGGGAGACCCCTGTATGatgttaaaggaaaaaaagaaacagctCAACCAGGGGGGCGGCGCGATACAGACATATGAAGACTACTGCAAGTACGTCTCGGAGTCGATCAATGGGATACCCATCACGACCAAAAATATGGACGTGCTGCTGGCCTTGGCGTTGCATTTTCTTTCTCATGAGATGAGTGGAAGCCCCAGGGGGAGCGACCTCCCGGACGAGGTGCTCATGAAGCTGCTGAACaagtttttgttttgcctgaATCTGAAGACCTGCTTGCTGAAGGAccacctgggggggaggcccgCGGACGCCAACCGGTACTACTACATACAGATTAGGAGGaatgaggggggggagaaaagcaGCAAAGTGGGGGGGACGGAATCGACGGAGGAGCAGTcaacgggggagaaggagccaacgggggagaaggagccaacgagggagaaggagccaacgagggagaaggagccaacgagggagaaggagccaacgggggagaaggagccaacgggggagaaggagccaacgggggagaaggagcCAACGGGGGAGCCGCCGCACCCGAACAGCCGCGTAAACGTGTTCACCTTCTACTACAAGCGAATCGTGCTGGAGGGGAAGGACCGGCCGGGGATCACCGAGGAGGATGCAGCAGGACTCCCGCCGAACCAAAGGCACTTGTGCGAGGAGGGGAATCACAATAAGAGGTGCTTCTACTTTGGTGAAAACATGAAGAGGATCACTCTGCTtgacgttttaaaaatagcttGGTGCCTGTGTGTGCTGAAGAAGAATCGGCAGTACGTAGATTTGCTGCGGATCCTTTATAAGGAGGTGGAGGGCATGCGGGTGGCCAGCGAGCTGGTCTTCTGCGTGAATTACCTGTTCACCTACTGCAGCATCGTCCACGTGGACGACTGCAAATTAGAATTGACCAAACATGTGCAGATGAGGTTAGAAGAGAGTACCCATGAGAATCTGTGCGCGTATCTGCACTTGCTCCACATCTGCAACGCAAAGGACAAGAGCTTCCTAACCCCCACACACAGAAAAAGCATCGATGATATTGTCTCCTACCTCTACGATAGGGTAGAACACATCAGCTTATACGCCCTCACCAACGTCCTCTGCGCTCTATCTAATTTAGAGGTACGAAATGGGGACTACCCTTATTTCTTCCACAAGACAGTCAATTACTTCAGAAGCAACATTAAGAAGCTCACCAAGTGTGTGCTGCTGGTTAACGTGATGCGGTCCCTTTGCTTGTTGGAGGTTTGTGCCACCGATTTCTTTAGAGACCTTAGTGAGCACATCATAAACGTCTTGCACTTCCTGCCCCTGGGGGAGTTCATCACCATTTCCTGCTGCTTCAGCTGCCAGAAGATGCTCCTGGTGAGGAACTACCTTAACGGGGTTAGGAAGGTTGGGGGTGGGAAAGCAGTAGAGGGGAAAGCAGCAGAGGGGAAGACAGGCGAGGGGAAGACcgcaggggggaaagcagcAGAAGGGATGTCGGGGCCGAGGTGTGGGCCCACCGTGTCGGGCGAGACCGAGAGGGAGTACAGGGCCTACGAGCCCGTCGCCGCCGAGTACTACGCGCGCGGGAGGCTCTTCCCCCACAGCTTCTACCGCCGGCCCCTCTGCCACGCGCTCGTCTTTAAGGTCCTCGCGGGGGGCTTCCTGCAGTGCGAGCAGCGCGAGCAgcgaggtgaagaagcggttaCCGGAGACGCGGTTACCGGTGAACTGCTCCCGCTGAGGGGCCAAGGGGCGCGGAGGAAGACCTGCAGGAGCCTCAGCGTGGAGAACAGCAAGGGCGGCTCCTCCCCCGGCGCGCGCGACGCCCGCTTCAACAGCTCCAGCCTTTGCAGAAGGGAAGCGGCTGGCTGCCTCGGCGGAGAGACCCTCAACGAAGGGCAGAAGCACAAGTACCCCAAGAAGCTCagcgagaagaagaagataaagGAGCACTACAGCATGTACGAGCGAactaataaatatgaatttgCCTTAAACTCATGTGAGAGGATCCTTCTGGAAAATCTCATCGAGGACTGCTGCAATAACTTCGAGCAGCTCAAGTGTGCCCACCTGGTCGAGCTGCTATTCACCCTCTGCACGCTCAACGTAGACAGAGCGAAGGTGGTAAAGTTggccgaaaaaaaaatagactgCGTCTCTTTTGAGGAGAGCTACCAGAAGgcagtgaagaagaagaaaggcACACGTAGGGACGAACTGactgaggaggaaaaaaaaaacgaaagaaacGACCTCATCATACttaattacatttataataagtACCTCGAGGAGAGTAGCCACTGCTCGGGGAGGAGCGACGTCGACGAGGGGTTCCTCCAAGCGGTGGACAACCTGCACTTCTGCAGGTATGTCCGAGACGACTTGTTCTTACGGGTTATTAAAACGAgcaaggggggagagaggaGAACCCCCACCGGCGCCTTCTCCAAGCTGCGGAGCATTTTGAATGCCGCCACGGTCAGCAGGGGGGGCGGAAGGGGGAGCGGAAGCGTGAGCGGAAGTGTCCAAGTGGGGAAGGAACTCTCCCCTGCAGAGGGAGAAAATGAGTCTAACTCGCACCAGCCTGGTGTAGATGCCATCAGCGGGTCGAGGGGAGGCCTACAAGAGAGACACCATAAGGAAGAACACCACCCGGGAGAACACCGCACGGGAGAACACCGCACAGGAGAACACCGCTCGGGAGAACACCACGCGGGTAATCCGCAGATCGATGGGTATCCCCCAGGGGGGAGCATCCAGATGGGGGACAAGCTGGCGGAGCGCCTGAATGGCGGAGGCGAGAACGCACGTGGGGAGGTGGGCCGAGTAGACCGAGTTGACCGCGTTGACCGAGTGGGCGACACGCCCAGGCAGCTGAGTCAGTTCCAGCAGGAGCTGCAGCACACGTACGACGCAGCCATTTCGTATTACCACAAGCGGACCAACCATCTTGGGAAGGAGACTCTCCTCTGCAACGGTGGGGGTGCAGACGGGGCACTACCAAATGGGCACCCCCAGCAGAACGATCCCCCTTTCAACCAAGAAATGCTTAACCATATCGTTACGaagagaaatataaaaagcatAATGAACAGACacaaggaggaggggggggggatggTCGAGAAGATCTTCTCACCACCATGCGGTGGCACGGCTGCCCATGTCGGCACCTGCGAGCGGGTGCAGCAGGAGCACAGCTTTAACTTTTACAGGACGTTCATTCTGCTGCTGCAGGTGTCCGCCCTTTCGCTGCTTTTCCTCGTCGTCCTCTTCGTGTACACCTCGCTCAGGTAG
- a CDS encoding splicing factor, putative (encoded by transcript PVX_116560A) — MMSSRLNRNLSSSHERSRSRERRRRKLQAECIKKAGGFKKLADMEGHETTSVFWDGFQWVAKTNQSCTTHLDPAVMNSTRKLRRLYFGNLPLHLGLTENDFQESVWDEMKKRKFCNDEKINPVLYVWFAKDKGNYGFVEFSTVEETERALTMDGMLCKGVALKVSRPNDYSTNTVKHNQPALLQGVALASGVSGVSGVGGVSGVSGVSGMVSGMVSGVVSGVVSGIGGVGGVGGVVGVHGKPPPPPGAPPPSVLREPVDPAHDQSDLETKYLRVLEIVSEESVRNEDPSALLEDIKEGFHSQGIIIEAILITPKYAQLTPFSIGDVLIEFESASSVDSSIANMSNRKYEGRVIRMAKLDQATYDQHVRPIIRDLYEQNGI; from the coding sequence atgatgTCTAGTAGACTCAACCGAAACTTGTCCTCCTCCCATGAGAGGTCCCGATCGAGagagaggagaagaaggaagttACAAGCagaatgcataaaaaaagcgGGAGGATTTAAAAAACTGGCAGACATGGAAGGGCACGAAACAACGAGCGTCTTCTGGGATGGGTTCCAATGGGTAGCCAAAACGAACCAGTCATGTACCACCCACTTAGATCCTGCCGTGATGAATTCTACGAGGAAGTTGAGGCGACTTTACTTTGGTAATCTGCCCCTCCATCTAGGGTTAACAGAAAATGATTTCCAAGAAAGCGTCTGGGatgaaatgaagaaaaggaagtttTGTAACGACGAAAAGATTAACCCCGTTCTGTATGTTTGGTTTGCCAAGGATAAGGGCAACTATGGGTTCGTTGAGTTTTCTACTGTAGAAGAAACGGAGAGGGCCTTGACGATGGACGGCATGCTCTGCAAGGGGGTCGCTCTGAAGGTCTCCAGGCCCAACGACTACTCCACCAACACGGTCAAGCACAACCAGCCGGCGCTCCTCCAGGGCGTGGCCCTGGccagcggtgttagcggtgttagcggcgttggcggtgttagcggtgttagcggtgttagcggcatGGTTAGCGGCATGGTTAGCGGCGTGGTTAGCGGCGTGGTTAGCGGTattggcggcgttggcggcgttggcggcgttGTTGGAGTGCACGGCAagccgccccccccgccgggggcaccccccccatCCGTGCTGAGGGAGCCAGTCGACCCTGCGCACGATCAAAGTGACCTCGAGACCAAGTACCTGCGCGTCCTAGAAATCGTCTCCGAAGAATCAGTCAGAAACGAAGATCCTTCGGCTCTTCTGGAGGACATCAAGGAAGGCTTCCACTCCCAGGGAATTATAATAGAGGCCATCTTAATAACCCCCAAGTATGCTCAGCTGACTCCCTTCAGCATTGGAGATGTGCTGATCGAATTTGAAAGCGCTTCCTCTGTCGACAGCAGCATTGCAAATATGTCCAACCGCAAGTATGAGGGCAGGGTCATTCGAATGGCCAAGCTGGACCAGGCCACGTACGACCAGCACGTCAGGCCCATCATCCGGGACCTCTACGAGCAAAATGGGATCTAG
- a CDS encoding hypothetical protein, conserved (encoded by transcript PVX_116565A), whose protein sequence is MGEAKRAGLLAEKKQDEGATGAANKNILFKECKHANEFRETFINVETDYSLDSEKEKNNIPLLKVFKKKLREEKACTRALITFQTSKEESRRSCLKEHLLKVLKQDHNRVITGACIFVHGHSIMLLESLETKKVFSFVRQLNGVKDVAGVQVLYFSELNKKSVTDDFAFFHYNKEQPKGAPLSGECNYVDEVWELYINTLQFCCLAKNSAERQGIFDRNENIKKNFALLPHLYSDAARQYVWTADEFISFFMKEFQLPVDDFSDDFLDL, encoded by the exons ATGGGCGAGGCCAAACGGGCGGGGCTGCTGGCGGAGAAAAAACAGGACGAGGGAGCGACGGGCGCCGCCAACAAAAACATCCTCTTCAAGGAGTGCAAACACGCAAACGAGTTCCGGGAGACCTTCATCAACGTCGAGACGGACTACAGCCTCGacagtgaaaaggaaaaaaacaacatcCCCCTGCTCAaggtgtttaaaaaaaagctaagGGAAGAGAAGGCCTGCACCCGAGCGCTCATCACCTTCCAAACGTCCAAGGAAGAGAGTAGGAGGAGCTGCCTAAAGGAGCATCTGCTGAAGGTTCTTAAGCAAGACCACAATCGAGTCATCACGGGTGCCTGCATCTTCGTGCACGGACACTCCATCATGCTGTTAGAATCTttggaaacgaaaaaggtATTTTCCTTCGTCAGGCAGCTAAACGGGGTGAAGGATGTGGCCGGGGTGCAGGTCCTTTACTTCAGCGAGCTGAATAAGAAGAGCGTCACGGACGACTTCGCCTTCTTCCATTACAACAAGGAGCAGCCCAAGGGCGCGCCCCTCTCCGGCGAGTGCAACTACGTGGACGAG GTCTGGGAGCTCTACATCAACACCCTGCAGTTCTGCTGCCTCGCGAAGAACAGCGCCGAGCGCCAGGGCATCTTCGACAGAAACGAAAACATTAAGAAGAACTTCGCCCTGCTGCCCCACCTGTACAGCGACGCCGCGAGGCAGTACGTGTGGACCGCCGACG AGTTCATCTCCTTCTTCATGAAAGAGTTCCAGCTTCCCGTGGACGACTTCTCCGACGACTTTTTGGACCTGTGA
- a CDS encoding TBC domain containing protein (encoded by transcript PVX_116570A): protein MQANDSVRNFAADIQKIRTWSRIYEKKMELFHLKRLIQQEMAAAAVAAEGSAKKNEGAEGRGKTDGANLSRDRHETTPTNANAGRSKLSFFLTTPLSYDNYFNLKKSENGTAVCRKERGRLQNTREGALQEKGDHAERKGGSTSGPQKVPMQGPQNVPLTSEQEGKPKDRITQWETAHTVGGRSKSPPPKQHPTSQVGSSHPGGRNDADKLGKSQKRGKNSQVGHHLYSRTNGALSNVIATLSLEKKKKYFTCVSKQLDGYIKEEVKRGVPDHLRGFVWQILVQSYEYKKESKFTERNRANGRGRNTYQHYLSITNQYETAIKKDMNRTYPKHILFKNNYEQGQQILFNVLKAYSNYNRSLGYCQGMAFIVATFILYVNEEDAFFMLIALIEKYHLNDLFSSDMSLLNEDLYILDQLLLLFFPKISLHLKKENVHSSMFASQWFITLFSYSISIVYVVRIWDFFFIHSHSFLFRVALAYFKLQEEALLGESFEGILNRLKVLSRHVELDLLIDTALGLDLPPATIARLSAEYRRGGGIAGSGKTVIG from the coding sequence ATGCAAGCGAACGACAGCGTTCGGAACTTCGCGGCGGACATCCAGAAAATCAGAACATGGAGCCGCATATATGAGAAGAAGATGGAGCTGTTTCACTTGAAAAGGTTAATTCAGCAGGAAATGGCAGCCGCAGCAGTAGCGGCGGAGGGcagcgcgaaaaaaaacgagggCGCAGAAGGAAGAGGTAAAACGGACGGGGCGAACCTCAGCAGGGACCGGCATGAAACGACGCCGACCAATGCCAACGCAGGTAGAAGCAAactgtccttttttttgaccaCACCTCTGTCGTACGATAActattttaatttgaaaaaaagtgaaaatggCACGGCAGTGTGTAGGAAGGAAAGGGGAAGGCTTCAGAACACAAGGGAGGGTGCGCTGCAGGAAAAGGGCGATCATGCTGAGCGCAAAGGGGGTAGCACAAGTGGTCCACAGAAAGTTCCTATGCAGGGTCCACAAAACGTCCCCCTTACGAGTGAGCAGGAGGGCAAGCCAAAAGACAGAATCACCCAGTGGGAGACCGCACACACAGTGGGGGGACGCTCTAAAAGCCCCCCCCCAAAGCAGCACCCCACTTCGCAGGTCGGTAGCAGCCACCCCGGGGGGAGAAACGACGCAGATAAGTTGGGGAAGTCCCAGAAAAGGGGCAAGAACAGCCAAGTGGGCCACCACCTCTACAGCAGAACCAACGGTGCGCTCTCCAATGTGATTGCTACACTCTCtcttgaaaaaaagaaaaagtattTCACCTGCGTGAGCAAACAACTTGATGGTTACATAAAGGAAGAGGTAAAGAGGGGAGTGCCCGATCACTTGAGAGGGTTCGTATGGCAGATCTTAGTGCAGTCATATGaatacaaaaaggagagtaaaTTCACAGAAAGGAATCGTGCAAatgggagaggaagaaatacCTACCAACACTACCTGAGCATAACTAACCAATACGAAACGGCAATCAAGAAAGACATGAACAGGACATACCCCAagcacattttatttaaaaataattatgaacaaGGTCagcaaattctttttaatgttcTAAAGGCCTACAGTAATTATAATAGGAGTCTGGGCTACTGCCAAGGGATGGCATTCATCGTGGCGACCTTCATTCTTTATGTGAATGAAGAGGATGCTTTCTTCATGTTGATAGCTTTGATAGAGAAGTACCATCTGAATGACCTCTTCTCCTCTGATATGTCTTTGCTAAATGAGGACCTGTATATCCTAGACCAACTgctccttttgtttttccctaAGATTTCTCTCCAcctgaagaaggaaaacgTCCACTCGAGCATGTTTGCCTCCCAGTGGTTCATCACTCTCTTCTCCTACAGCATTAGCATCGTTTACGTAGTTAGGATTTGggatttctttttcattcacAGTCACTCCTTTCTGTTTAGGGTGGCTCTGGCGTACTTTAAGCTGCAGGAGGAGGCCCTGCTTGGCGAGTCGTTTGAGGGGATCCTCAACCGGCTGAAGGTGCTGTCCAGGCACGTGGAGCTGGACCTGCTGATCGACACGGCCCTGGGGCTGGACCTGCCCCCGGCCACCATCGCGCGCCTCTCCGCGGAGTACCGCCGGGGGGGCGGCATAgcggggagcggcaaaacaGTAATCGGGTGA
- a CDS encoding WD domain, G-beta repeat domain containing protein (encoded by transcript PVX_116575A) — MGEEGGIDHARMKRFDLYASFPNEGYISSVDLLNNLIATTSTKNVIQIYDVSEKREKLTYSIEDIVINDVKLVKTVLGESGDSTVDCQVNECLFSAYEKNKKCKIYHFDLLQKKVIHVFEFLSEIVDNSFVLHPNTHIFIVALRSKELIVTHVRDRTTIYRTSVNNEQCIASYNKTGIIYAYTVSTNAIYLCSCFGDDYNDEFFANFDVTKITANNNACTHIDFSFDEKKMLVATQNCCIYTLDAYTGDVLYSYSFLYESSSPRASPAVPSYPIYSFDSNYVLSGGRDGNLHVWDVKGNPVCKKKIDNHVLFVKWVYNRVAFVTTSNYLLIWQIPKDN, encoded by the exons ATGGGGGAAGAAGGTGGCATTGACCACGCGCGTATGAAACG ATTCGACCTGTACGCGTCCTTCCCAAATGAGGGGTACATCTCCAGCGTGGATTTGCTCAACAACTTAATCGCCACGACGAGCACGAAGAACGTGATACAGATCTACGACGTgagcgaaaaaagggaaaagctAACCTACAGCATCGAAGACATAGTAATTAACGATGTGAAGCTAGTGAAAACCGTTTTGGGGGAGAGCGGCGACTCGACTGTGGACTGCCAAGTGAACGAATGTCTCTTCAGTGCatatgagaaaaataaaaaatgcaaaatatatcattttgaCTTATTGCAGAAGAAGGTGATACACGTGTTTGAATTTCTGAGCGAAATTGTTGACAACAGTTTTGTCTTGCACCCCAACACGCACATTTTCATCGTCGCCTTGAGGAGCAAAGAACTCATAGTTACACACGTAAGGGACAGAACCACCATCTACCGAACTAGCGTAAACAATGAGCAGTGCATAGCTAGCTATAACAAAACGGGGATTATCTACGCCTACACTGTGAGCACAAATGCCATTTACCTTTGTAGCTGTTTTGGGGATGATTATAATGATGAGTTTTTTGCCAACTTTGATGTGACAAAAATTACGGCTAATAATAATGCCTGCACACATATAGACTTTTCATTTGATGAGAAGAAAATGCTCGTGGCGACGCAAAACTGTTGCATTTACACGCTGGACGCCTACACGGGGGATGTGCTTTACTCGTACAGCTTCCTCTACGAGAGCAGCTCTCCGCGCGCCTCGCCCGCGGTGCCTTCCTACCCGATTTATTCCTTCGACTCGAATTACGTGCTCTCCG GCGGAAGAGATGGGAACCTCCACGTCTGGGACGTAAAGGGAAACCccgtgtgcaaaaaaaagattgaCAACCACGTTTTGTTTGTAAAGTGGGTGTACAACCGGGTAGCGTTTGTAACGA CCAGCAATTACCTCCTAATATGGCAGATACCGAAGGACAATTAG
- a CDS encoding hypothetical protein, conserved (encoded by transcript PVX_116580A) encodes MATSLNLLRKSNGPIPAVFNHKVLGNILKFNTNKQKNLSCNNVSDRLETQTVGEHLDRGNAQFKYCPYLKPLDIKGIKRADRKFDYNSSYSFMLAQKDFSENPQNRNFLTHYLYNGMKVPLPPRRYKLAQYVDVRLDVFSPVIITCVICLPFFFTDFMWSVPEKSSAH; translated from the exons ATGGCGACGTCATTGAACCTGCTGAGGAAATCGAATGGCCCCATCCCGGCCGTTTTTAATCACAag gTGCTCGGAAATATACTCAAGTTTAACACGAACAAGCAGAAGAATCTGTCCTGCAACAATGTTAGTGATCGCCTTGAAACGCAGACCGTGGGGGAACACCTAGACAGAGGCAACGCCCAGTTTAAGTACTGCCCCTACTTGAAGCCCCTCGACATAAAGGGAATCAAGAGGGCCGACCGGAAGTTCGATTACAACAGCAGCTACTCATTTATGCTGGCGCAGAAAGATTTTTCGGAAAATCCGCAAAACAGGAACTTCCTCACGCACTACTTGTACAACGGCATGAAGGTCCCCCTGCCCCCCAGGAGGTACAAGTTGGCCCAATAT GTGGACGTTCGGCTGGACGTGTTTTCCCCCGTAATAATCACCTGTGTCATATGcctcccgtttttttttacggaCTTCAT GTGGTCCGTGCCGGAGAAAAGTTCCGCGCACTAA